One Salvia miltiorrhiza cultivar Shanhuang (shh) chromosome 6, IMPLAD_Smil_shh, whole genome shotgun sequence genomic window, CCAACAACATGCAACGAAACCTTTACCGATCTTACACAGatcacaaatatatatttgttaCATCTCTTTATTCATTTCACTAGCACGCATCGTGCACGGTGCAAAGGTGTGGCTGTGGCATAAACAGCGTGCATCAAGTAAGATGCATGCAAACAAAATCAAAGCTTtgattttatggaaaaaaattatatatatactggCGTCGTGTAGTTTTGAAATTCATCAAAATTTCAAGCTAATTATCTTTAACGTAAAACCCATCATAGCATAATCCTATGAATCATTGATTCCAAATCCACATCTCAACTCAAATAATGTAACCACCCTATCATTATGCCTACGAGATCAAACTTATAGTTCAAACACAGTGATGCAATGAGAACAAGCTTCATGAAATTTATTACAACTCGAGCTACTCATCCTGTGCAAATAGTTCAAGAAATTATAAATTCAGATGCTAAAATAGGGTTCAGACCGAACACAGAAGATGATCCCAGAAAAAAAGGGGACCTGACGCCTCCAAGGAAAACACATTGCTGGGTTGGAAGCCTAAAGTACATCTGCATAAACGTCGCCCCATTATGGTCTTGAATTTCATGCAATCAATCTCTAATTAccacaaagaaataaaaaggcCAATGATTTGCAGTTTCATGTTATATTACATTTTCGATTCACTAGAAGGGACACAGTACTGGCtaatttctttgttttttctGTGCTTTACTTTTTGGTTTTTGCTTTAAGGGGGAATATTAGACGAATCTAACATAAAAATAACACTCAAATTCGTTCTTCATGAAAAGAGTGAGCATCTGAGAATATCAAATGAAgtgtttaatctcatcatatgaTATATAGAGGTGGTAGAACCTACACATTGCCACGTAAAAGAAAATAACTGGACAGAACATAAATTTGACCAAGAATCAGCCACGGATAAAGTATACACCATACTCTCGATACTATAATTATCAAGGGTTAAAAGCACCTAAGGTAGTGAAGATGAGTTCCAAGAAGATAAACCTAAGAAAGATAAACCTCATCATCATCGATAAGCTGCAGGCCTCATATGCTCAAAATAGAAATAAGCTCACACTACATTCAGAGTAATTCCACCTGCAAGAatgaaaaggaaacaaaaattaGCATGTCGCAAATCCATAAACCATGGTAACAAAGCAAATTACGTAACACAGATAACCACAAAAACAAACAGATAATTTGCATATCATGTTGCTTTGTTATGGTGTCAACTTCAGTTACAAAATCGATGTAATACAACCATAAAAGATACACATTTGACAAAAAGGTTGATTTGGGGTTACAGCAGCAACATCAATTTAACTGCATCCAAAGTTTATAATTAGTCCATATTTGAAGTCAAAAATCATCTTGAATTAAATATAAATCCCATATTGAATCACTAAATCAGAGTCGAACAAAGAAAGTGTCAAGAATAAGATTAACAGATTTTATGAAGTCAATAAAAAAACATTGAAACAACCATGCCTTACTAAAACTTTAAATCCAGGTGAAACCAAAGCAGATCCATAAAAGATTAATTATTGAAATTTGATAAATAAAGGATGCCCCAGAACACAAGAGAGGAAACAGTAAATTACGACTCATATTGGAACTACCTAGAGGAGGTATAGGTTCCTGGATACCTAAGTCAGGCAAGCATCTATAGAAATATATTGCTCAATAAGCAAAAGTATTGAGACATACCCATCACTTGGGATTTCTGAGGACAATGATCACGGAATCCCCTCGGAGGAACATCTTGCTAATAAAACGATCCTTGTTAACTGGAAGAGCTTTCTTTTTGCCTTTACCAGTCTTAGGCACCTATGTAATGGATACAATTTGATATAGGTATTAGAAACATATCCCAGTAGCATAAAGAATATGTTAACAATTTGATACTGAATATATAGACATATGGAAGCAGTCCTAGATATAAACAAACCTCAGTCCACATCTCCCGGACATTTTCGAGGACCATGTTGCAGTGGCGATCAAAAGCCCTCACATGGCCCAGAAGCTTTTTGTTGTTACGGCAGTTGATGAGCACCTACAAGCAACAAAAATTGTCAAACAATCGGGACAATACATCATTTTGTAAAAGAATAAACTGCTAATAAATGCTAGACTAGTCCCTGCTAGACATAATACCCTAATGGAATAAGAATGACAATACAAGAATTTGAAAGGCTTCATATGTTCAAATAAAATTCACATAATAATACTAACTGGTCATATATAGTAACACTGGTTCTCTTGAACAAATCAGTACCTGTGTGTTATTCTTAACACTCAACATCAAGACAGAAAGTGGACCAGTGTTGAACTCCTCCTCCTCATTCTTCGCCTGTAAAAATCGTCCAAGGTAAATCACAAAAGTTATGTTTCATAACAACAAAAAAATCCACCTTTTAACAGAGAAGAAATAAAGGGCAAAATatgttaaattaatataaagtgGACTTGTTGTTGATAAAGGTTAAGCACAACAAATCATTGACCATGAGAAGAAATAGATAATAAATTAAACTTCCCATCATACTCCTTACACTCACTGTCAACTGCATAAAGGTAAAAGGCTAGAGCTCCATAGAACATGTTGAAGATAATCTTTCTATCAAATGAAAGAGGTGATTAACTGATTTTAGGGGTAAAATTggtacaaataaaataaatagcaaAAACCAAGTATGGTTGACAATGCTGAAATATCTTTTTCAGTGACACTTTCCTGGAAGGCTACCATATGAAACGATAACAGATATCAATGTTCAACAGAATAGACATAATTCAAACTCGCTACACCTTACTACTAAGGTTCAATAAACAGCTGAAAC contains:
- the LOC130988266 gene encoding uncharacterized protein LOC130988266 isoform X2, producing the protein MSRPMEEDAPAKNEEEEFNTGPLSVLMLSVKNNTQVLINCRNNKKLLGHVRAFDRHCNMVLENVREMWTEVPKTGKGKKKALPVNKDRFISKMFLRGDSVIIVLRNPK
- the LOC130988266 gene encoding uncharacterized protein LOC130988266 isoform X1, with the protein product MSRPMEEDAPAKNEEEEFNTGPLSVLMLSVKNNTQVLINCRNNKKLLGHVRAFDRHCNMVLENVREMWTEVCLYLGLLPYVYIFSIKLLTYSLCYWDMFLIPISNCIHYIGA